The following are from one region of the Capsicum annuum cultivar UCD-10X-F1 chromosome 1, UCD10Xv1.1, whole genome shotgun sequence genome:
- the LOC107880039 gene encoding uncharacterized protein LOC107880039 has product MAEKNTLEYVRKWVVEHKLRTVGCLWLSGIAGSIAYNWSQPHMKTSVKIIHARLHAQALTLAALAGAAVVEYYDHNSGAKAERVAKFLQPQAHSHKE; this is encoded by the exons ATGGCAGAGAAGAACACTTTGGAATATGTGAGGAAATGGGTTGTGGAACACAAACTCCGAACAGTTG GGTGCTTGTGGCTTAGCGGAATAGCGGGTTCAATTGCTTACAATTGGTCTCAACCCCACATGAAAACCAGCGTTAAGATCATTCATGCCAG GCTGCATGCACAGGCGCTCACACTTGCTGCATTAGCAGGTGCTGCAGTTGTCGAGTACTATGACCATAACTCGGGAGCTAAAGCGGAACGTGTTGCCAAGTTCCTTCAACCGCAAGCCCATTCTCACAAGGAGTGA